The Pseudoxanthomonas suwonensis sequence GCGCCGCGGTAGCTGGCGATGGTGGCGATGCCCATCTTCGAAATGATCTTGGACAGGCCCTTGTAGACGCCCTTGCGGTAGCTGCGGCCGACCTGCGCGGTCTCGCCGCCCTTCTTCAGCTGCAGGATGCCGCGTCGGCCCATGTCGAACAGGGTCTGGTAGGACAGGTACGGATACACCGCGGTGGCGCCGTTGCCGAGCAGGCAGGCCATGTGGTGCGCATCGCGCGCGGTGCCGGTCTCGACGATCAGGTTGGCGTCGCAGCGCAGCCCGGCCTTGCTCAGGTGGTGGTGGACCGCGCCGGTGGCCAGCAGCGCATGCGCCATCGGCCGCTCCGGCACCGGGTAGCGGTCGGACAGCAGCAGCATGACCATGCCGTCGCGCACCGCCTGCTCGGCCTCGCGACAGATCCGCTCCAGGCCCGCCTTCAGGCCTTCCTCTACGCCGTAGGACAGGTCGATCAGCCGATTCTTCTCCGCGTACTGCGGCATCACCATCAGCTGGCGCAGCTTGCGCTGCGACAACACCGGCGAGTTGAGGATGATGTGGTTCACCGTCTCCGGGCCGGCGTGGAAGATGTTGGTCTCCTTGCCCAGCTGGGTGGCCAGCGACATCACGCAGTCTTCCCGCAACGGATCGATCGGCGGATTGGTGACCTGCGCGAAGGCCTGGCGGAAGTAGTCGTACAGCGGGCGATTGAGCCGGCTGAGCACCGCCATCGGCGTGTCGTCGCCCATCGAGCCGGTGGCTTCCTGCTCGGTCTCGGCCATCGGCCGCAGCACCAGCTCCACCTCCTCGGTGCTGAGCTGGAACAGCTTGTGGTAGCTGCGCAGGGTCTTCTCGTCGAACGGCTCCTCGGCCAGCGACGGGTCGATCAGCTCGGTCTGCAGGTAGGTCACGCCCTGGTGCAGCCACTGCTTGTACGGCGCGCGGCCGCGGTTGATCCGGTCCACCGCCTCCGAGTCGAGCAGGTCGCCGCGCTTGAGGTCGATGGCGATCATCTCGCCCGGGCCGAGCTTGCCCTTGCGCACCACACGCTCGGTCGGCACCTCCCACACGCCGGCCTCGCTGGCGACGATGAAGTGGCGGTCGGAGGTCAGCAGCCAGCGCGAGGGGCGCAGGCCGTTGCGGTCCAGCGTGCACACCGCGTAGCGCGAATCCAGCGACACGATGCCGGCCGGGCCGTCCCACGGCTCGGTGTTGAGGCCGTGGAATTCGTAGAACGCGGCCAGGTCCGGGTCCTTGAACTCCAGCGACTGGGTCGCCGGCGGCACCAGGATGCGCAGCGCCTGGATCAGTTCCATGCCGCCGGACACCAGCAGCTCGAGCATGTTGTCCAGGCTCTGCGAGTCCGAGCCGTGCATCGACACGATCGGCTCGAGTTCGGCGATGTCGAACTTCGGCGTCTTCCACACCTTGCCGCGGGCCTGCGCCCAGCGGCGGTTGCCCTCGATGGTGTTGATCTCGCCGTTGTGGGCCAGCATCCGGAACGGATGGGCCAGTGGCCAGCGCGGCAGGGTGTTGGTCGAGAAGCGCTGGTGGAAGACGATCGCGCTGGAGGCCAGGTCCGCGCGCTGCAGGTCCAGGTAGAAGCGGGCCAGCTTGTCCGGCAGGACCATGCCCTTGTAGCCGATCGAATGCGGCGACAGGGTCACCACGTAGTAGTCGGCGCATCCTTCACTGGAGCCGGCGCGCAGGCGCTGCTCGCTGCGGCGGCGGGCCAGGAACAGGGCCAGGGCGAAGGTCTCGTCGTCCTGGCCGCTGCCGGCCTCGACGAACAGCTGCTGGATCGCCGGCAGGGTGTCGCGCGCCAGCCGGCCGCAGACGCCGGCGTCGGTCGGCACCGCGCGCCAGCCCTTCACCGCCACGCCGACGCGGTGCAGCTCGCCTTCCAGCAGGTCGCGGCACCGTGCCGCCTCGGCTTCGTCGTGCGGCAGGAACACCAGGCCGGCGGCGAAGCGCCCCTCCGGCGCCAGCGCGATGCCGGCCTCGTGGGCGATGGCGCGCAGGAACGCGGCCGGTTTGCGGATCAGCAGGCCGCAACCGTCGCCGGTCAGTCCGTCGGCGGCGACGCCGCCGCGGTGGGTCATGCGCGAGAGCGCGGCGATGGCGGTGTCGACCAGCGCGCGCGAAGGCTGGTCGTCCAGCTGCGCGATCATGCCGAAACCGCAGGCGTCGCGTTCGGAGTCCGGGTCGTAGAGCCCGTGGCGGTTGCGAGGGGCCATCTGCATCTCGAAAAACGGCGCACGGCGTGCTGTTCGCCGGACGCGGAGCGAAGGCGGCACCGCGCACAGTTTCCCCAGAAACTGACGCTACCTGTCTGTGCCACCGGTCATGCGACTAGAGCATAAGTGTTGCAGTGCCGCAACCGGACTTGGACACCGGAAAAAGGTGCATTTGCAACTGTCTGCGGCACGTCGCTCGGCCGACCCGCGCAGCGGGAGCCCAGATACCTGCGGACGGTCTGATCGGCTGAGCGATGAAGCGAAAGTCGCTGGATCCCCGCCTACGCGGGGATGACGGCAGGCTGAGTCTGCACCTGTCCCGACTCGTCGTTCGCGCAGGCGAGCAAGTTCGTTTGCACCTGAACCAAGAGTGGGCGTCATCCCCGCGTAGGCGGGGATCCAGCGACTTTGCGGCGGTGACCTTGCAGCGAGCGACAAGACGCCGGGTGACCAGCCATGACCAGCCATTCGGCTGTTGTGAGGCGCTTCGGCTGTTGAAAAGCGCTTCCCGCCTGCGCGGGACCGACGACCTTTTTCCCTGCGCGGAGACAGGCGCGGGCAGGGGCTGACGCACCCCGCCCACGCGCCGGAGTTCCGGCCCGAGGTCCTTCAGCCGCAGCGCAACGCGATGATGCGGCCGCCGTCGTCCACTTCGATGTTCAGGCGTTCGCCGTCGAACTCCATCGTCACCATCTGTCCCGGCTCGAGCACGCGCACGTGGCTGGCACCGGCGTCGACGCGTGCCTGTTCGGCCTTGGCCTCGTCGTTGCTCTGCCCGACCAGGCCCTGCACCTGGCTGGCATCGCAGGTCGGTGCCGGCGGCGGCGCGTCGGCGATGCCGTCCGCGGGGGGCGTGGCGGCCGATTCGGCAGCCTGTTGCGCGTCGGTGAGCGCCTGTTCCTGTTCGATGCCATCGTCCTCGCCAGGCGCGACCTCGGCCGAGCAGGCGCAGAGGGCGGAGAGCAGGACCAGGGAGGGAAGGAGGCGGAGCGTGCGGACAGGCATTGGGCGATTCCCGGTTGCGGTGCCCCAGCTTGCAGGACCAAACATTCGCGTTGCGTTAAGTCGGCACCGCCGCCTCCGGTCTCGCCGTCGTTGCCGCGGCTGTCAGCGGTCTGCCTTTCTTGAGCAGGAAGACGCCACCGGCGCCGGAAGGCGCGATGTGACTGCCAGGATCGGCCGGCCACTTGCCGGCCGCGTGGGTCACCCGCAATGCAGCGCCGTGATCGCGTTGTTGCGCCCGGTCTCCACGGTCAGGCGCGGCCCGCCGTCCGCGGTCGCCTCCGGCTCGGGCAGGGTGGCGGTGGCGGGGCGGTCGTCGGCGCCGCGGATCACGCGGACCTGGGTGCTGTCGCTGTCGACCCGGGCGCGCTGGATGGTGGCGTCGGAGGCGGCCAGGCCCACCGCGCCACGAACCATGTCGACATGGCACTGGCCGGAAATCACCCCGTCGATCGGCGCCACCCCGGCGATCTGCGGTCCGGCGCAGCCGGCGAGCAGGCAGGTGGCCACGGCGAGGCTCGAAAGGGTCAGGCGGGACATGGCGGCGGTTCCGTTGGGAGGAGGCGCCCAGCCTGTGCCCGGTCGCGTCGGCGCGGGATGAAGGCGGGTATTCCGCGGCGCGATGCCCGCCCCTGCACAACGGCTATGCGACAGCGGCCGGGCGATGCGCCATGATCGGCGCTTCGACTAGAGGGGAGGAGCGTCGATGCACGTCAACACACCGGAGGCCGGCAACACCGGCGCCGCGCTTGCCCGGGGATCGTCGCGGCTGCTGCCGCTGGTGATCTCCCTGTTCTTCGCCTGGGGCTTCTGCACGGTGCTGGTCGACGTGCTGATCCCCAAGCTCAAGGCAACGTTCTCGCTGAGCTATGCCGAGGCGATGCTGACCCAGTTCTGCTTCTTCCTCGCCTACTTCGTGGTCTCGATCCCGGCCGCGCTGCTGGTCAGCCGGGTCGGCTACCTGCGCGGAATAGTAGTAGGCCTGCTGGTGATGGCCGGCGGCTGCCTGATGTTCTCGCCGGCGGCCTCGATGGGCTGGTACCCGGCGTTCCTGGCGGCGCTGTTCGTGCTGGCCGGCGGCATCACCCTAGTCCAGGTCGCGGCCAACCCGTTGGCGGCGGGGCTGGGCGATCCGGCGCGCGCACACAGCCGGCTGACCCTGGCGCAGGCGTTCAACTCGTTCGGCACCATGATCGGCCCGCTGTTCGGCTCGGCGATGATCCTGGCCGCCGGCGTGGCCGAGCCGGAGCCGGGCCTGAGCGGTGCGGCGCTGGAGGCCTTCCGGGTCGAGCAGGCCAGCCACGTGCGCCTGCCGTACATGATCATCGCCGCGGTGCTGGTCGGGCTGGCGGCGCTGTGCTGGTGGGTGCGGCGCGCGCCGGTGCCGGCGGTGCGGCCGGTCGGCCACGGCGACTACCGGCGCCTGCTCGGCATCCCGCGGGTCAGCCTGGGCGCGCTGTCGATCTTCCTCTACGTCGGCGCCGAGGTGGCGATCGGCAGCGCCCTGGTCAACTACCTGATCATGGTCGGGGCGACCACCTCCGAGCACGCCGCCGGCAACCTGATCGCGGTGTACTGGGGCCTGGCGATGGTCGGCCGCTTCATCGGCTCGTGGGTGCTGCGCTTCGTCGCCCCGGGGCTGGTGCTGGCGGTGTGCGCGGTCGCCGCCGCGGTGCTGGCGGTGCTGGCCGGCACCACCCTGGAAGGCACCGCCGCGGCGGTGGCGATCCTGTCGATCGGCCTGTTCAACTCGGTGATGTTCCCGACCATCTTCACCCTGTCGATCGACGGGCTGGGCGAGGACACGCCGGGCGCCTCGGGCATCCTGTGCCTGGCCATCGTCGGCGGCGCGATCGTGCCGCTGCTGATGGGCGTGGCCGCCGACCGCATCGGCCTGGCGCTGGCGCTGCTGGTGCCGGCGGTGTGCTACCTGTGGATCGCCAGCTACGGACTGCTGGTGAAGTCCGGCGCGATCGGCTCCGGCCGCGCCGCCGTGGCGGTGGCGCCGGACGCCTGAGGCGGTGGCGACCGCGGCCGCGGCGGCGGAGTCGCACGGCGGGGCGCTGCCGCGGCTGGTGGTGTTCGGCGAGGCGTTGACCGACTTCGTCCGCACCGGCACCGACCGCTGGCACAGCGTCGCCGGCGGCGCCTGCTGGAACGTGGCGCGGGTGGCGGCCACGCTCGGCGTGGCGACCGGCTGGGGCGGGTCGGTGGGCGAGGACCTGTTCGGCCGCGAGATCCTGGAGAAGTCGCGGGCGGCCGGGCTGGACCTGCGCTTCGCCCAGGTGGTGGCGGAGCCGCCGCTGGTGGCGATGGTCCACGCGCTGTCGCCGCCGCAGTACTTCTTCCTCGGCAGCGCCGACCTCGCGTTCGACCCCGCGCGGCTGCCGTCGGGCTGGGAGCGGGCCTGCGCGTACGCCCACTTCGGCTGCATCAGCCTGGTGCGGCAGCCGCTGGGCGCGCGCCTGGTCGCGATCGCCGGGGCGCTGCACGCGTCCGGCGTGCCGGTCAGCTTCGATCCGAACTGCCGCAACCTGATGGGTGCGGACTACCCGCCGCTGTTCGAGCGCATGGCCGCGCTGGCGGACACGATCAAGATCTCAGACGAGGACCTGCGCCAGATCTATCCGGCGCTGGATGCCGATGCAGCGTTGGCACGCGTGCGGCGCCTGGCCCCGCGCGCGGCGCTGCTCTACACGCGCGGCGCCGACGGCATGACCGCGCACCTGCCCGAAGGCCGGATCGAGCAGCCCGCGTTCGCGGTGGACGTGGCGGACACGGTCGGCGCCGGCGACGCCTGCATCGGCGGCTTCCTCGCCAGCCGGCTGCAGCGGCCCGATGCCGGCATGGAAGCGCATGTGCGCTTCGCCGCGGCGACCGCGGCGGCCGCCTGCACCCGGCCCGGCGCGCACGCGCCCACCCGCGACGAAGTCGAAACACTGCTGGCGTCCGTCCCCTTGTAGGAGCCGACTTCAGTCGGCGACACGGGCGTCGGTAAAACCAGGGGAGTCGCCTGTGCCGCCGGCGTCGTGTCGCCGGCTGAACCCGGCTCCTACAACAGCTGCAGCGTCGCCGCTCCCTTGCAGGAGCCCACTTCAGTGGGCGACCCGGGCGTCGGGAACACGAGGAAGTCGCCTGCGCCGACAACGCGTACCACCCCACAACCGTTCCCTAGATCACCTTCAACACCTCATAACACGCCCCCATCGTGTGGTAATCGGTCTTGCCGGCCGGACTCTTCTCGTCGGTGAGCTTGCGGTTCTCCGGACCCAGGATGCGGTACCAGGCCCCGTGCTCGTGATCGACGAAATGCGTCCAGCTGTACTCCCAGATCCGCCCGTACCACCGCCAGTAGCCCTCGTCGCCGCTGCGGTCGGCCAGCAGCGCGGCGGTGGCCAGCGCCTCGGCCTGCACCCAGAAGTACTTGTCGGCGTCGTACACGCCTCCGTTGATGTCGTTGCCGTAGACCAGGCCGCCGTGTTCCCGGTCCCAGGCCATCGCCACCGCGCGGTCGAACAGTTCGCGCGCCCGCGGCAGGTAGGCGGGATCGGGCGCATGCCGGTCGAGGATTAGCAGCAGCTTGGCCCATTCGACCTGGTGACCGGGCTGGAAGCCCCATGGGCGGAAGATGTTGCTGCGGTCGCCGCGGTTGTAGTCCCAGTCGACCGACCAGTCGCGCTGGTAGTGCTCCCACACCAGCCCGCCGGCGAGCGCGGCCTGGCGGCCGGTTATGTTCCGCGCCAGCAACTGCGCGCGCTGCAGGTAGCGCGGCTCGCCGCTGGCCTCGTAGGCGGCCAGCCAGGCCTCGCAGGCGTGCATGTTCGCGTTCTGGCCGCGGTACGGCGAGACCGTCCAGTCGGCGCCGGCCTCGTCGGCGTACAGCCCGGGCTCCGGTTCCCAGAAGCGGTGTTCCATCAGCTCCCAGGTTTCCTCCAGCCAGGCGCGGGCCTGCTGCATGCCCGCTTCCAGCGCCTTGGCGTAGGCCAGCACCACGAATGCCAGGCCGTAGCAGTGGTTGGTCGCATCCTGCACCTGGCCGTCGTGCAGCACCCAGGCGTAGCCGCCGGTGTCCGGGTTGCGGTGCGCATCGCGCAGGAAGGCGATGCCGTGGCGCACCGCGTCCTGGTACGCCGGCTCGCCGAAGGCCTGCCAGGCCATCGAATAGTTGAAGACGAAGCGCGTGCTGCTGACCAGGTGCCGCGTACGCCGGTCGTAGACCGTGCCGTCGTCCTTGAAGAACTGGAAGAAGCCGCCGGCCGGATCGATGCAGTGCGGGTGGTAGAACCCCATCGTGCGGCGGATGTGGCCGAGCAGGAACCCGCGCGCACGGAAATCGGGCGGGGCGGGGCTGCGGTCTGCCTCGGCTGGGCTCATGCGGGCGCTCGCTGTGGACAGGATCGGCGCCCGGGACGGCCGGGCATGCAGCCAAGGTTACCAAGCCGCCCGAGCCGCCGGCCGGAAGGCGGCGGACGAAACCTGCCGGTTGCGGCATCCGTTCGTCGCACCGGTGCCGTGGCGACGTTTCCCGCGCCCGCCTCCCGCACGGCGTCGCGTTCATGAAGATCGTTCAAGGACATGAAGACGCGATGCCATGGGCGGGAGCCGCGGTGCAATCCGCAGCGGGATCCACTGCGACCGCCGCCATGCGGAACGCCCGTGCTGCCGCCGGCGGAACGATTGCCGCCAGCTGTCCTCCCCCGAGCGCTCAGCGCGTTGGTGACGTAGCCGCACTGGAATGCGGCAGCGAGCCGGCGAAGGGCGGGAAGCGTCTACCAGCCGACCGGACGGGAAGACAACAAGGAGGCTCCATGTCGGCGACGGCGATGCAAACGGGCGCGCTGCCCAACCTGATCGGCCAATCGGAGGTGTTCCTGCGCGCGGTCGGGTTGATCGAACGCATGGCGCGCTTCGATGCGCCGGTGCTGATCCAGGGCGAGACCGGGACCGGCAAGGAACTGGCGGCGCGCGCCATCCACTACCTGTCGTCGCGGCAGCAGGCGCCGTTCGTCGCGCTCAACTGCGGGGCGATGCCGGAAGGCCTGATCGAAACCGAGCTGTTCGGCTGCGAACGCGGCGCGTTCACCGATGCGCGCCAGGCGCGCACGGGCCTGGTGGCGGCCGCCGACGGCGGCACCTTCTTCCTGGACGAGCTCGATTCGCTGCCGCTGCGCGCCCAGGTCTCGCTCCTGCGCTTCCTGCAGGACAAGACCTATCGCCCGGTCGGCAGCATGCGGGTGCACTGCAGCGACGTGCGCGTGATCGCGGCGGCAAGCCCGCGCCTGCAGGAGATGCTGGTCGCCGGCGCGTTCAGGGACGACCTGGCGTTCCGCCTGAACGTGCTGATGCTCGAGATGCCGCCGCTGCGCGAGCGCGGCACCGACGCGCTGCTGCTGGCCGAATACTTCATCGAGCGGCACGCATCGCACTACGGCGTGGCGCCCCGGCACCTGGACGCCCGCAGCCGGGAATGGGCCACGCGCTACCCGTGGCCGGGCAACGTACGCGAACTGGACAACCTCATCCAGCGCGCGCTACTGCTGTCCGACGGGAAATGCCTGGACTTTTCGCTGCATGCCGCCGAAGCGGGCGTCGCGTCGCCGCCGGGCATGCCGCCGCCGGGCAGGCCGCCTTCGCAGCTGCAGAGCTACAGCGACGCCCGCGCCCAGGCCATGTCCAGCTTCGAGCGCCACTACCTGGAACACCTGATGACCGCGGCCGCCGGCAACGTCACGCGCGCGGCCCGCCTGGCCGGAAAGGAACGCCGGGCGCTGGGGAAGCTGCTCAAGAAGCACGGCCTCGACCACGCCAGCTTCCACGAGCCGGCACACGCGTAGCGGCCATCCGCGCGCTGGCGCGCGGAGATGTGCGGCCACCCTCCCACCGCAGCCCGGGTCCCACACCCGAGGGTGATCGTCGACCCACCTGCACATCGAAACCGGGTCACGGGCGACCCGCATCGCCGCCGGCACGCACTCCAGGCGTTGCAGATCAATGGCTTGGGTGCCGCGTGCGATTGGCACGTGACTTGCGCCGTGTATCGGCGTCATTGCCGGGAGGCCGCCATGCTCGACGAGTCCGGACTTGCGATCGAGCGCACCGTCTCGGCGATCGAGGCCTATCTGGCGCGACACCCTGCCGCCGCCGACAGCGAACAGGGCGTCGCGCAGTGGTGGTTGCCCGCGCAGGGACTCGACCCGCCGATCGAGCATGTCCACCGCGCGCTGGAAATCCTGTGGCAGCGCGGCGTCATCGAGCGCACGGCGATGCCGGATGGCGGAACGGTGTACCGCGCGGCCCGGCGGCGGACATGAGCGCGGGCGACGGTACGCGGCCCGGCGCCGCAATGGAACGCAACGACAATGCAGGGAATCCCACCACGCGATGAGCGACTTCAAGGCCATTGCAGCGGTAACCGAAACGCTCAAGGCGCTTCTCGAGCAGGAGTTGCCGGGCCTGGCGGTCGAGGTGCTCAAGTCGCCGGTCGAGCTGGGCGGCGTGGCGCCGAAGGTGAGCCTGTACCTGTACCGGGTCGAGCACAACGCGTTCGCGTCCAACCTCGACTGGCAGGCGCTGACCGAATCGCGGCTGGTGGCGCCTCCGTTTGGCCTCAACCTGCACTACCTGGTCACGCCGTACGGCCCGGACGAGCTGGAGACGCAACGCACGCTCGGCGAAGTGATGCGCGTGTTCCACGAGAACGCGCTGCTGCGCCAGGACCATGCTGCGCTCGCGCTGCCGCTGTCCGACATGACGGAAGAGTTGCGCATCGTGCCCCGCACGTTGCCGTTGGGCGACATGCTCGACCTGTGGCGCGGCTTCGAGAAGGCGGCCTACCGGCTGAGCACGACGTACGAAGTGTCGACGGTCCTGATCGACAGCCGCGTCACCCGCACGGTCAGGCGCGTGCAGGAACGTGTGCTGGACGTGAGCCCGCGCCGATGACGCGCCTGGACGGTCCACGTCTGCCGCAAGCGCCGGCCGCCGGACCCGCGACGGAAGGCCGCGCAGCCGATTGCCTGGCCTGGACCGGGGTGCTGGTGGCCGAACTGGACCGGCGTGCGGCCCTGCTGGTCGAGGAGCTGCGGGACGGCGGCGGCATCGCGCTCAGGAGCCTGGTGGTCACCGACGCGGAAGTCGACGCCATGCTGGCTTCCGGCAGGGCCGGACACGGCGACGGGTTTGTCCCGGGCAGCCTGGCCGGATCGCTGCAGGACCCGGCCGGGACGCTGCCGTGGCGGCTGTCGGCCCTGCAGCACAGCTTCGGACTGGGCGCATTCGAACTCGATGCGCTGCTCGTCTGCCTGGCGCCGGAAATAGACCGCCGCTTCGAGCGCCTGTTCGCCTACCTCAACGACGACATGGCGAAGCCGCGGCCCTCGACCGACACCCTGCTTCGCATGCTCGCTGCGCGCCACGAGCACGTACACCTGCAGGCATGCCTGATGGCCGACGCCACGCTGTTGCGCCATGGCCTGCTGGCGAGCGACGGCGGCGACCGGGTCGCACAGGTCGGGCTGTTCCGCGTGGCCGACGGCATCGTGCGCCACCTGCTCGGGCGCGGTGGCTCCGACCCGCGCGTCGCACGCGTCCTGCTGGACGAAGAGGCGCCGCTGCTGCTGCACCGGCTCTGGCGCGCCCGGGACGAACGCGCCGTGCTGGCGGCGCTGCTGGAAGCGCGGACGGCCGCTGCCGCGGAAGACGCCGCGCCGGTTCCGCTCGTCGCCAACCTGCATGGCCGCGACGGCAGCGGCCGCGCCGACGCGGTGCGGTCGGCCTGCCGGCAGGCGGGGATCGGCTGCCTGTCGCTGGACGGCCGCGAACTCGGCCGCTGCGCCGCAGACCTGCACGCCACCCTGGCTGCCGCGCTGCGCGATGCCAGGCTCGCGGGGAGCGTCGTGTTCATCCACCACTCGGACCGGTTGCTGGACGAACCGGAGCGGCGCTCGGAATGCTGCGCAATGCTGCGAGCCTGGCTGCGCGAGTTCGGCGGCGTCCTCCTGCTGGGCTCGGAGGCGCCGCTGCCGTTCCCGGGCTGGTTCCCCTCGGCCGAGACCGCCGACATCGCCTTCCCGCTTCCCGGAATCGCGGCGCGGGAAGCTGCCTGGCGGGAAGCCCTGGACGGTACGCGGCTGGACGACGACGAGAAGGCGGCGCTGTCGCGGTCGCTGTCGGTCAAGTTCCGGGTGACCCAGGGCGAGATCGGAACGGCCGTGCAGCATGCGCGCACGGCCCTGGACGCGGCGCCGGACTGCACGGGTCGCGCGCGCGCGCTGCACGAAGCGGTTGCGCGGGTGGCCACGCCCCGGTTGCACCAGCTGGCCGAAGCGATGCCGGCCACGCACCCGCTCGAGGACCTGGTCCTGCCTGCGGACCGCTTCGAGCTTCTCAACGACGTCATCCGCCGCGTGCAGCACCGCCGCACCGTGCTGGAGGACTGGTGCTTCGACGCCGTGTCGGCGCGCGGCCGCGGCCTGGTCGTGCTGTTCCATGGCGCTTCCGGCACCGGCAAGACCATGGCGGCCGACGCCATCGCGCACACCCTGCGCATGA is a genomic window containing:
- a CDS encoding I78 family peptidase inhibitor, with translation MPVRTLRLLPSLVLLSALCACSAEVAPGEDDGIEQEQALTDAQQAAESAATPPADGIADAPPPAPTCDASQVQGLVGQSNDEAKAEQARVDAGASHVRVLEPGQMVTMEFDGERLNIEVDDGGRIIALRCG
- a CDS encoding sugar MFS transporter yields the protein MHVNTPEAGNTGAALARGSSRLLPLVISLFFAWGFCTVLVDVLIPKLKATFSLSYAEAMLTQFCFFLAYFVVSIPAALLVSRVGYLRGIVVGLLVMAGGCLMFSPAASMGWYPAFLAALFVLAGGITLVQVAANPLAAGLGDPARAHSRLTLAQAFNSFGTMIGPLFGSAMILAAGVAEPEPGLSGAALEAFRVEQASHVRLPYMIIAAVLVGLAALCWWVRRAPVPAVRPVGHGDYRRLLGIPRVSLGALSIFLYVGAEVAIGSALVNYLIMVGATTSEHAAGNLIAVYWGLAMVGRFIGSWVLRFVAPGLVLAVCAVAAAVLAVLAGTTLEGTAAAVAILSIGLFNSVMFPTIFTLSIDGLGEDTPGASGILCLAIVGGAIVPLLMGVAADRIGLALALLVPAVCYLWIASYGLLVKSGAIGSGRAAVAVAPDA
- a CDS encoding carbohydrate kinase family protein; its protein translation is MATAAAAAESHGGALPRLVVFGEALTDFVRTGTDRWHSVAGGACWNVARVAATLGVATGWGGSVGEDLFGREILEKSRAAGLDLRFAQVVAEPPLVAMVHALSPPQYFFLGSADLAFDPARLPSGWERACAYAHFGCISLVRQPLGARLVAIAGALHASGVPVSFDPNCRNLMGADYPPLFERMAALADTIKISDEDLRQIYPALDADAALARVRRLAPRAALLYTRGADGMTAHLPEGRIEQPAFAVDVADTVGAGDACIGGFLASRLQRPDAGMEAHVRFAAATAAAACTRPGAHAPTRDEVETLLASVPL
- a CDS encoding AGE family epimerase/isomerase, which translates into the protein MSPAEADRSPAPPDFRARGFLLGHIRRTMGFYHPHCIDPAGGFFQFFKDDGTVYDRRTRHLVSSTRFVFNYSMAWQAFGEPAYQDAVRHGIAFLRDAHRNPDTGGYAWVLHDGQVQDATNHCYGLAFVVLAYAKALEAGMQQARAWLEETWELMEHRFWEPEPGLYADEAGADWTVSPYRGQNANMHACEAWLAAYEASGEPRYLQRAQLLARNITGRQAALAGGLVWEHYQRDWSVDWDYNRGDRSNIFRPWGFQPGHQVEWAKLLLILDRHAPDPAYLPRARELFDRAVAMAWDREHGGLVYGNDINGGVYDADKYFWVQAEALATAALLADRSGDEGYWRWYGRIWEYSWTHFVDHEHGAWYRILGPENRKLTDEKSPAGKTDYHTMGACYEVLKVI
- a CDS encoding sigma 54-interacting transcriptional regulator encodes the protein MQTGALPNLIGQSEVFLRAVGLIERMARFDAPVLIQGETGTGKELAARAIHYLSSRQQAPFVALNCGAMPEGLIETELFGCERGAFTDARQARTGLVAAADGGTFFLDELDSLPLRAQVSLLRFLQDKTYRPVGSMRVHCSDVRVIAAASPRLQEMLVAGAFRDDLAFRLNVLMLEMPPLRERGTDALLLAEYFIERHASHYGVAPRHLDARSREWATRYPWPGNVRELDNLIQRALLLSDGKCLDFSLHAAEAGVASPPGMPPPGRPPSQLQSYSDARAQAMSSFERHYLEHLMTAAAGNVTRAARLAGKERRALGKLLKKHGLDHASFHEPAHA
- a CDS encoding DUF4255 domain-containing protein; protein product: MSDFKAIAAVTETLKALLEQELPGLAVEVLKSPVELGGVAPKVSLYLYRVEHNAFASNLDWQALTESRLVAPPFGLNLHYLVTPYGPDELETQRTLGEVMRVFHENALLRQDHAALALPLSDMTEELRIVPRTLPLGDMLDLWRGFEKAAYRLSTTYEVSTVLIDSRVTRTVRRVQERVLDVSPRR
- a CDS encoding ATP-binding protein, which codes for MTRLDGPRLPQAPAAGPATEGRAADCLAWTGVLVAELDRRAALLVEELRDGGGIALRSLVVTDAEVDAMLASGRAGHGDGFVPGSLAGSLQDPAGTLPWRLSALQHSFGLGAFELDALLVCLAPEIDRRFERLFAYLNDDMAKPRPSTDTLLRMLAARHEHVHLQACLMADATLLRHGLLASDGGDRVAQVGLFRVADGIVRHLLGRGGSDPRVARVLLDEEAPLLLHRLWRARDERAVLAALLEARTAAAAEDAAPVPLVANLHGRDGSGRADAVRSACRQAGIGCLSLDGRELGRCAADLHATLAAALRDARLAGSVVFIHHSDRLLDEPERRSECCAMLRAWLREFGGVLLLGSEAPLPFPGWFPSAETADIAFPLPGIAAREAAWREALDGTRLDDDEKAALSRSLSVKFRVTQGEIGTAVQHARTALDAAPDCTGRARALHEAVARVATPRLHQLAEAMPATHPLEDLVLPADRFELLNDVIRRVQHRRTVLEDWCFDAVSARGRGLVVLFHGASGTGKTMAADAIAHTLRMSLFRIDLAGVVSKYIGETEKNLRAIFDEADRADSVLFFDEADALFGKRSDVKDAHDRYANIEINYLLQRIESFDGIAILATNKRDHLDDAFLRRIHVSIEFPSPLVPERLRLWDRSFPAAAPLAPDIDWDFLARSFDLTGGAIRNAALGAAYLAAEARGAIGMREVLNAVRIELVKAGRRMPDSEFGPHAHLLARAAPAPQQARRPRTHDLCTTHEE